The following coding sequences lie in one Oryza brachyantha chromosome 10, ObraRS2, whole genome shotgun sequence genomic window:
- the LOC102708927 gene encoding probable N-acetyl-gamma-glutamyl-phosphate reductase, chloroplastic isoform X1 → MMGSTALGGGAAPPARAGVLAPKEGSGHTKRGIDVCGCGRILHVNGVCGLNSKAWSGFMLKTTPKVGLPQLRVRASVASSPQKQYSPKTAEVKSGEEVHIAVLGANGYTGAEIVRLLANHPQFRIKVMTADRKAGEQFGSVFPHLITQDLPNLVAIKDADFSNVDAVFCCLPHGTTQEIIKGLRKQLKIVDLSADFRLRDINEYAEWYGHSHRAPELQQEAVYGLTEVLQGEIRNARLVANPGCYPTSIQLPLVPLIKAKLIKLSNIIIDAKSGVSGAGRGAKEANLYTEIAEGIHAYGIKGHRHVPEIEQGLSEVAESKVTISFTPNLICMKRGMQSTMFVEMAPGVTVSDLYQHLKSTYEGEEFVKLLHGSSVPHTRHVVGSNYCFMNVFEDRIPGRAIIISAIDNLVKGASGQAVQNLNLMMGLPENTGLQYQPLFP, encoded by the exons ATGATGGGGTCGACGGCGCTCGGAGGTGGCGCGGCTCCTCCGGCCCGCGCCGGGGTGTTGGCCCCCAAGGAG GGAAGTGGGCATACTAAACGAGGGATCGATGTATGTGGATGTGGTAGGATCTTGCATGTG AATGGAGTCTGTGGACTTAACTCGAAGGCATGGAGTGGTTTCATGCTCAAAACTACTCCAAAG GTTGGACTCCCTCAACTCCGTGTGAGGGCATCTGTTGCTTCTTCACCACAGAAACAGTACTCTCCTAAGACAGCAGAAGTTAAATCAGGGGAGGAGGTGCACATTGCAGTTCTAGGGGCCAATGGTTATACTGGAGCTGAG ATTGTTCGGCTTCTGGCAAACCATCCTCAGTTTCGTATCAAAGTGATGACTGCAGATAGAAAAGCTGGTGAACAGTTTGGATCTGTATTTCCTCACTTGATAACACAG GACCTCCCAAatttagttgcaataaaaGATGCAGATTTTTCAAATGTTGATGCGGTTTTTTGTTGCTTGCCACATGGAACAACCCAG GAAATTATTAAAGGTTTACGGAAGCAACTGAAGATTGTTGATCTCTCTGCG GATTTTCGATTGCGTGATATCAACGAGTATGCTGAGTGGTATGGTCATTCCCATAGGGCACCAGAACTTCAG CAAGAGGCTGTGTATGGTTTGACTGAAGTTCTTCAAGGTGAAATAAGAAATGCACGACTTGTTGCAAATCCAGGATGTTATCCCACATCTATTCAGCTTCCTCTTGTTCCTCTGATAAAG GCAAAACTGATCAAACTGAGCAACATTATCATTGATGCAAAATCTGGGGTTAGCGGAGCAG GACGCGGAGCGAAGGAAGCAAATCTTTACACTGAGATAGCTGAAGGCATCCATGCTTATGGAATAAAAGGCCACCGTCAtg TTCCTGAGATTGAACAAGGACTTTCAGAGGTTGCTGAATCTAAAGTCACTATCAGTTTTACTCCAAATCTGATCTGTATG AAACGTGGAATGCAATCTACTATGTTTGTTGAAATGGCACCTGGAGTAACTGTCAGTGATTTGTACCAGCATCTCAAATCTACTTACGAG GGTGAAGAGTTTGTCAAGCTGCTACATGGCAGCAGCGTTCCTCACACACGGCATGTTGTGGGATCAAATTACTGCTTCATGAATGTCTTCGAGGACAGAATTCCTGGAAGGGCCATCATCATCTCTGCT ATAGATAATCTTGTGAAGGGGGCGTCAGGTCAGGCAGTGCAGAACCTCAATCTGATGATGGGCCTGCCTGAGAACACAGGGCTGCAATATCAGCCCCTATTTCCTTGA
- the LOC102708927 gene encoding probable N-acetyl-gamma-glutamyl-phosphate reductase, chloroplastic isoform X2: protein MMGSTALGGGAAPPARAGVLAPKENGVCGLNSKAWSGFMLKTTPKVGLPQLRVRASVASSPQKQYSPKTAEVKSGEEVHIAVLGANGYTGAEIVRLLANHPQFRIKVMTADRKAGEQFGSVFPHLITQDLPNLVAIKDADFSNVDAVFCCLPHGTTQEIIKGLRKQLKIVDLSADFRLRDINEYAEWYGHSHRAPELQQEAVYGLTEVLQGEIRNARLVANPGCYPTSIQLPLVPLIKAKLIKLSNIIIDAKSGVSGAGRGAKEANLYTEIAEGIHAYGIKGHRHVPEIEQGLSEVAESKVTISFTPNLICMKRGMQSTMFVEMAPGVTVSDLYQHLKSTYEGEEFVKLLHGSSVPHTRHVVGSNYCFMNVFEDRIPGRAIIISAIDNLVKGASGQAVQNLNLMMGLPENTGLQYQPLFP from the exons ATGATGGGGTCGACGGCGCTCGGAGGTGGCGCGGCTCCTCCGGCCCGCGCCGGGGTGTTGGCCCCCAAGGAG AATGGAGTCTGTGGACTTAACTCGAAGGCATGGAGTGGTTTCATGCTCAAAACTACTCCAAAG GTTGGACTCCCTCAACTCCGTGTGAGGGCATCTGTTGCTTCTTCACCACAGAAACAGTACTCTCCTAAGACAGCAGAAGTTAAATCAGGGGAGGAGGTGCACATTGCAGTTCTAGGGGCCAATGGTTATACTGGAGCTGAG ATTGTTCGGCTTCTGGCAAACCATCCTCAGTTTCGTATCAAAGTGATGACTGCAGATAGAAAAGCTGGTGAACAGTTTGGATCTGTATTTCCTCACTTGATAACACAG GACCTCCCAAatttagttgcaataaaaGATGCAGATTTTTCAAATGTTGATGCGGTTTTTTGTTGCTTGCCACATGGAACAACCCAG GAAATTATTAAAGGTTTACGGAAGCAACTGAAGATTGTTGATCTCTCTGCG GATTTTCGATTGCGTGATATCAACGAGTATGCTGAGTGGTATGGTCATTCCCATAGGGCACCAGAACTTCAG CAAGAGGCTGTGTATGGTTTGACTGAAGTTCTTCAAGGTGAAATAAGAAATGCACGACTTGTTGCAAATCCAGGATGTTATCCCACATCTATTCAGCTTCCTCTTGTTCCTCTGATAAAG GCAAAACTGATCAAACTGAGCAACATTATCATTGATGCAAAATCTGGGGTTAGCGGAGCAG GACGCGGAGCGAAGGAAGCAAATCTTTACACTGAGATAGCTGAAGGCATCCATGCTTATGGAATAAAAGGCCACCGTCAtg TTCCTGAGATTGAACAAGGACTTTCAGAGGTTGCTGAATCTAAAGTCACTATCAGTTTTACTCCAAATCTGATCTGTATG AAACGTGGAATGCAATCTACTATGTTTGTTGAAATGGCACCTGGAGTAACTGTCAGTGATTTGTACCAGCATCTCAAATCTACTTACGAG GGTGAAGAGTTTGTCAAGCTGCTACATGGCAGCAGCGTTCCTCACACACGGCATGTTGTGGGATCAAATTACTGCTTCATGAATGTCTTCGAGGACAGAATTCCTGGAAGGGCCATCATCATCTCTGCT ATAGATAATCTTGTGAAGGGGGCGTCAGGTCAGGCAGTGCAGAACCTCAATCTGATGATGGGCCTGCCTGAGAACACAGGGCTGCAATATCAGCCCCTATTTCCTTGA
- the LOC102708927 gene encoding probable N-acetyl-gamma-glutamyl-phosphate reductase, chloroplastic isoform X3 — protein MLKTTPKVGLPQLRVRASVASSPQKQYSPKTAEVKSGEEVHIAVLGANGYTGAEIVRLLANHPQFRIKVMTADRKAGEQFGSVFPHLITQDLPNLVAIKDADFSNVDAVFCCLPHGTTQEIIKGLRKQLKIVDLSADFRLRDINEYAEWYGHSHRAPELQQEAVYGLTEVLQGEIRNARLVANPGCYPTSIQLPLVPLIKAKLIKLSNIIIDAKSGVSGAGRGAKEANLYTEIAEGIHAYGIKGHRHVPEIEQGLSEVAESKVTISFTPNLICMKRGMQSTMFVEMAPGVTVSDLYQHLKSTYEGEEFVKLLHGSSVPHTRHVVGSNYCFMNVFEDRIPGRAIIISAIDNLVKGASGQAVQNLNLMMGLPENTGLQYQPLFP, from the exons ATGCTCAAAACTACTCCAAAG GTTGGACTCCCTCAACTCCGTGTGAGGGCATCTGTTGCTTCTTCACCACAGAAACAGTACTCTCCTAAGACAGCAGAAGTTAAATCAGGGGAGGAGGTGCACATTGCAGTTCTAGGGGCCAATGGTTATACTGGAGCTGAG ATTGTTCGGCTTCTGGCAAACCATCCTCAGTTTCGTATCAAAGTGATGACTGCAGATAGAAAAGCTGGTGAACAGTTTGGATCTGTATTTCCTCACTTGATAACACAG GACCTCCCAAatttagttgcaataaaaGATGCAGATTTTTCAAATGTTGATGCGGTTTTTTGTTGCTTGCCACATGGAACAACCCAG GAAATTATTAAAGGTTTACGGAAGCAACTGAAGATTGTTGATCTCTCTGCG GATTTTCGATTGCGTGATATCAACGAGTATGCTGAGTGGTATGGTCATTCCCATAGGGCACCAGAACTTCAG CAAGAGGCTGTGTATGGTTTGACTGAAGTTCTTCAAGGTGAAATAAGAAATGCACGACTTGTTGCAAATCCAGGATGTTATCCCACATCTATTCAGCTTCCTCTTGTTCCTCTGATAAAG GCAAAACTGATCAAACTGAGCAACATTATCATTGATGCAAAATCTGGGGTTAGCGGAGCAG GACGCGGAGCGAAGGAAGCAAATCTTTACACTGAGATAGCTGAAGGCATCCATGCTTATGGAATAAAAGGCCACCGTCAtg TTCCTGAGATTGAACAAGGACTTTCAGAGGTTGCTGAATCTAAAGTCACTATCAGTTTTACTCCAAATCTGATCTGTATG AAACGTGGAATGCAATCTACTATGTTTGTTGAAATGGCACCTGGAGTAACTGTCAGTGATTTGTACCAGCATCTCAAATCTACTTACGAG GGTGAAGAGTTTGTCAAGCTGCTACATGGCAGCAGCGTTCCTCACACACGGCATGTTGTGGGATCAAATTACTGCTTCATGAATGTCTTCGAGGACAGAATTCCTGGAAGGGCCATCATCATCTCTGCT ATAGATAATCTTGTGAAGGGGGCGTCAGGTCAGGCAGTGCAGAACCTCAATCTGATGATGGGCCTGCCTGAGAACACAGGGCTGCAATATCAGCCCCTATTTCCTTGA